The following are encoded together in the Aerococcus mictus genome:
- a CDS encoding TetR/AcrR family transcriptional regulator → MVNRKVSSSQEILKVALQLVQEEGIQAVNMRRLAKRCQISLGVLYNYFEDKNDLLLQTVAAVWRDILIPDQSEHLNRSSRPLSQAFMTLYQLLAAGAKKYPHFFSQHTLVFSQSQKGQANAQMDRYIKHLKGYFLQCLEDDPAIRDQAFKKHSADQVVDFLFAIFINQVMQGKLDMELFTDFIDRYLYDH, encoded by the coding sequence GTGGTTAATCGCAAAGTCAGTTCAAGTCAAGAAATTTTAAAAGTCGCCTTACAATTGGTCCAAGAAGAGGGGATTCAAGCGGTCAATATGCGCCGTTTAGCCAAGCGCTGTCAAATATCTTTAGGGGTCTTATATAACTACTTTGAAGATAAGAATGACTTATTGTTGCAAACTGTGGCAGCAGTCTGGCGGGATATTTTAATTCCTGATCAATCTGAACATCTCAATCGGTCCAGCCGGCCCTTATCTCAAGCCTTTATGACCCTTTATCAGTTATTGGCTGCGGGTGCCAAGAAGTACCCCCATTTCTTCTCCCAACATACCTTGGTCTTTTCGCAATCACAAAAAGGCCAAGCCAATGCCCAAATGGATCGCTACATCAAGCATTTAAAAGGCTATTTCCTCCAGTGCTTAGAAGACGATCCGGCCATTCGCGACCAGGCCTTTAAAAAACACTCAGCAGACCAAGTCGTTGACTTTCTTTTTGCTATCTTTATTAATCAAGTGATGCAGGGAAAGCTGGATATGGAGCTCTTCACTGACTTTATCGATCGTTATCTTTATGACCATTAA
- the gorA gene encoding glutathione-disulfide reductase: MERFDYIVIGGGSAGIASANRAAEYGAKTLIIEKDEVGGTCVNRGCVPKKGMWYGAHILELLRDYAPDYGIDAPLKNFDFQTLKKHRDEYIDRVHNSYFKGFESRGTHYKKGYAKFVEDHIVEVDGEQFYGEHISVLTGGRPALPEGIPGIDLVDVSDDVFNWEELPDSLLIVGAGYIAVEMAGMLQEFGVDVTLAVRHEAPLRQYEPRITESLMENMKKQGITVLSNHNVTKIEKTAEGAFKTTFKEDDEVLSDRVLYAIGRQPNTENLGLENTSIELTDKGYIKVDDYHNTTADKVYAFGDVIGKVELTPVAIKVGRTLSDHLFNGQDPFYLDYNMVPSIVFAHPPIITMGYTEESAKQAFAGQKITTYDTNFTSMISGMTSNRESIYMKLVCLGDEEKIIGLHGIGFGADEMLQGFAVAISMGATKKQFDQTIALHPTGAEEFVTMR, encoded by the coding sequence ATGGAAAGATTTGATTATATAGTTATCGGTGGTGGTAGTGCTGGGATTGCTTCTGCTAACCGGGCAGCCGAATATGGAGCTAAGACCCTCATCATTGAAAAAGATGAAGTCGGCGGTACCTGTGTCAACCGAGGCTGTGTCCCTAAAAAAGGCATGTGGTACGGGGCTCATATTCTGGAATTACTAAGAGACTATGCTCCTGATTACGGCATTGATGCGCCCTTGAAGAACTTTGATTTTCAAACTTTGAAAAAACACCGGGATGAATATATTGACCGGGTACACAATTCTTACTTCAAAGGCTTTGAAAGTCGGGGCACCCACTACAAAAAGGGTTATGCCAAGTTTGTTGAAGACCATATTGTGGAAGTGGATGGCGAACAATTTTACGGCGAACATATTAGTGTTCTCACCGGTGGCCGTCCTGCCTTACCTGAAGGGATTCCTGGCATTGACTTAGTGGATGTGAGTGACGATGTCTTTAACTGGGAGGAATTACCAGACTCCTTACTAATTGTGGGCGCTGGTTATATTGCTGTAGAAATGGCCGGTATGCTACAAGAATTTGGGGTTGATGTAACGCTTGCCGTTCGTCATGAAGCTCCTCTCCGCCAATATGAACCTAGAATCACTGAATCCTTAATGGAAAATATGAAGAAACAGGGCATTACCGTACTCAGCAACCACAACGTGACCAAGATTGAGAAAACGGCAGAAGGTGCCTTTAAAACCACTTTTAAAGAAGATGATGAAGTCCTTAGTGACCGGGTGCTTTATGCCATTGGTCGTCAACCGAACACGGAAAACCTTGGCCTAGAAAATACCTCTATCGAGTTAACCGATAAGGGTTACATCAAGGTCGATGACTACCATAACACGACCGCGGACAAGGTCTATGCCTTTGGTGATGTGATTGGTAAGGTGGAATTAACCCCTGTAGCCATTAAGGTAGGGCGGACCCTATCAGATCATCTATTTAATGGTCAGGATCCCTTCTATTTAGACTATAATATGGTGCCTTCCATTGTTTTTGCCCACCCACCAATTATTACCATGGGCTATACCGAAGAATCGGCTAAGCAAGCCTTTGCAGGACAAAAGATTACCACTTATGACACCAACTTTACCTCAATGATTTCAGGAATGACCTCTAACCGGGAAAGTATTTATATGAAGTTGGTCTGCCTAGGAGATGAGGAAAAAATCATTGGTCTCCATGGGATTGGTTTTGGTGCTGATGAAATGTTACAAGGCTTTGCAGTGGCTATCTCAATGGGGGCGACGAAGAAGCAATTCGATCAAACCATTGCCCTCCATCCAACTGGAGCGGAAGAATTTGTTACTATGCGTTAA